In Rutidosis leptorrhynchoides isolate AG116_Rl617_1_P2 chromosome 2, CSIRO_AGI_Rlap_v1, whole genome shotgun sequence, one genomic interval encodes:
- the LOC139889192 gene encoding early nodulin-like protein 5, with product MKNTTIIFMALAFFFILKVQATQFQVGGDQGWIIPPTNDTKHFNEWASRNRFKINDTLRFVYKKDSVLVVTKEEYEKCVSSNTPMFFSNNGDTTFELDRAGYFYFLSGDVSHCGHGLKMIVKVLEPENGAQTANQTSIASETSEATSVLKMDSDVLSQTLMIVGIIAMFTVFFM from the exons ATGAAGAACACCACCATTATTTTCATGGCACTAGCCTTTTTTTTCATCCTCAAAGTTCAAGCCACACAATTCCAAGTTGGTGGTGATCAAGGTTGGATCATACCTCCAACCAACGACACCAAACATTTCAACGAATGGGCTTCACGTAATCGGTTTAAGATCAACGACACTCTTC GTTTTGTGTACAAGAAGGATTCGGTTTTAGTTGTGACAAAAGAAGAGTATGAAAAATGTGTATCATCCAACACACCGATGTTTTTCTCTAATAATGGTGACACGACATTTGAACTTGATCGAGCGGGATACTTTTATTTCCTTAGTGGCGATGTGAGCCATTGTGGACATGGTTTGAAAATGATTGTTAAGGTTTTGGAACCCGAAAATGGAGCTCAAACTGCAAACCAAACTTCGATTGCAAGTGAAACAAGCGAAGCTACATCGGTACTTAAGATGGATAGCGATGTGTTGTCTCAAACTCTTATGATCGTGGGAATTATCGCGATGTTTACCGTGTTTTTTATGTGA